GAGGGCCATGTCCGCCGGGCTCATCAAGGGCCGCGACATCGACCTTGAGTACGTCCGTCCCGAAGGGGCCATTCGCGTCATGGGTGACCGTGACCGGCTGAGGCAGGTCTTCACCAACCTCGCGGGCAACGCCATCAAGTTCACGGAGGCAGGGAGCGTGCGCATCTCCACGCTGCAGGAAGCCGGCCGCTTCCAGGTGCGCATCGAGGATACGGGCATCGGCATGTCTGAAGAGGAGCTGAGCCGTCTGTTCATGCCCTTCCAGCAGGTGGACGGCAGCATCACTCGGCGTTTCGGCGGCACCGGCCTTGGCCTGGCCATCAGCCAGCGCTTCATGGGCCTCATGAATGGCCGCATCTGGGCCAGCAGCCGCAAAGGAGAGGGCAGCACCTTTGTGGTGGAGATGCCCCTGATTCCGGGAGGTGGGGCTTGAACGCGGCACCGGCGCGCATCCTCTGCATCGAAGACAACCCCATGAACTGGCGCCTGGTCCAGCGCCTGCTCTCCCAGGCAGGTTACGAGATGCATTGGGCGGAGGATGGCCTCAAGGGTTGCGAGCTGGCCCTGGAGCTCAAGCCCACGCTCATCTTGTTGGACATCAACCTGCCGGGGCTGTCCGGCTTTGAGGTGGCCACCAAGCTGCGCCAGAACACCAGCATGGATGGCACCCTCATCGTGGCGCTGACCGCCAAGACCATGAAGAGCGACCGGGAGACCGCCCTGGTGACCGGTTGCGATGGCTTCATCTCCAAGCCCATCGATCCCTTCCTGTTCGTGAGCCAGGTGGAAGGCTACCTGGGCGGCCAGCGGGACCGGCTTGAAAAGGGCAGGGAGGGCGCGGCCCTGCGCCAGTTCAGCCAACAGGTGGTGGTGCATCTGGAAGCCCAGCTGCGGGAGGCCCAGGAGGGCAACCGGAAGCTGACCGAGGTTCAAGCCGAGTTGGAGCAGCGGAGCCAGCATCTCTCCCGCCTGCTGTCGCTCAGCAAGGACATCATTCCCATCCGCAGTGATCTGGAAATCTTGTCCAAGGTGTTGGGTCAATTGACTGAGGAACTCCAACTGGACCGGATCCGGGCCTACCGGGTTCATGAGAGCGGCGTGTATTTCCAGGGCCTGGCGGCCGTCGCCGGGGGATTCGAGGAAACCCCCGTGTTGCCCATGACCCATCCCCTCGTGGCCTGGGCTGAATCACTCGCCCCCGGCGCAGTGCTGTGCGGAAGCGATCTCCACCAGTCCTCGCCTTGGGAACAGGGCATCGACCTTGGCTTGTGGGCGCCCCGAAACCAGGCCTTGATGCTGCCGCTGGGCAGCCGTTCCGAGGAGGGCAGGCTGTGGGGATTCCTGGCGGCGGATCGAGCCGAGCGCCCCTTCCAACCCTTTGAAGCGGAACTGGCGGCACTCCATGGCGGCATCCTGCAGGTCAGTCTGGAGAATGCCGGCCTGATTGCCCACCTTGCGGAGACCAGCCAGGCCCTGGCCACCAGCTACGAGGGCCTGGAGACGGCTTATGAGGCCCTGAAGGAAGCCCAGCGGGCCCTGGGCACCCAGAATCAGAAGACGGCACTGGGCGGCCTGTTCATGAACACGGCCAAGCGGTTGCAGGGCCCTGTGCGGGTTTTGAAGGAGGAGAGCGTCGCGCTGTCCCAACTCCTGGATCAACCCGGGCCGCCTCAGGGCGAGGAACGCTCGGCGAGCCGCCAAGCCATGGATCAGATCCGTCATGCCACCGCCCAGGTGGATGGGTTGGTGCGGTCTCTGCTGCGCCGGGCCGGGCGGGGCGAGGCCAGCGCACCGGAGTGGATCCACCTCCACGAGCTGATGGCCGAGGAGTTGAACCTCCTGCGGGCAGAGGAGGCGCTGCCCGAGGATCTGCCCGTGGAATTGAATTTCCAGGCCCCCAGGGACCTCCTGTTCGGGGTGCATTCGGATTTTGCGGAAGTCTTGGGTCACCTGGTCGCCCACGCCGTGGAAGGACTGCCCCGGCACCTGATACTGCGGACCTGGGGCGGGAACAGCCACTTCCGAATCGAACTCGAAGACGATGGGGCGCCCATCGAGGCAGAGCTGCTCGTCAATGCCCTGGAGCCCTTCAAAGACCTTCGCCCCGTGAAGGGCGAGGGCGGCGGGCGCACGCCGGGCCAAGGGCTTTCGGCCTGTGCCCAGCTCATGAATGCCTATGGTGGCAGCGTCCAGATCGTGCCCCTGAAGCAGGGTTCTCTGGTGCGTCTCAGCCTTCCCATGGATTGATCTGATCTCTCTTTTGGCGGGCCGGAGGGCTGGGAAGGGTTGTGACTTTATATTTCGGACAAATCGGTATGATTTTATGTTCCGACGGAGTTCCCATGACCGCCCTTCGCCTTCTCCCAGCCCAATTTTCGCTCCTCCTGCTGGCCGCCCTGTTCATGCGGGTGGGGGTTCCCCTGATCCTCATCGTGCCGCTCACCCTGATGCTCATGGGGGCGCTGCTGGTGCCCTGGCCCGAAGTGCGGGCCTTGATGACAGCGGCGCTGGGCTTCGGCGCCCTCATCTGGGGTTTCATGACCTGGCTGCGGGTGCAGGAACGCCTGGCCTACGGCGAGCCCTGGTCCCGCCTGGCGGTCATCCTTGCGGGGGTGGCGCTGTTCACGGCCTGGTCGGCCTGGCTGGTGTGGGGCAACCGCAAGCGGGATATGCAAAGGCTGCAAGAGAATTCCCCCGCGGAGCCCTCAGCTTGAACCCGACGCGACTCCGCTGCCTTTCAGCGGGTCACCACCTTTTCGATGCGCTTTTCGTATGCGGTTCCGAGCACCAGGCGATGCACGAAAATGCCGGGGGTATGGATGGCGTCCGGATCGAGATCGCCCACTTCGACGATCTCCTCCACCTCGGCGATGCACACCTTTCCGCAGGTGGCGACCATGGGGTTGAAGTTGCGAGCGGTTTTGCGGAACACCAGGTTGCCCAGACGGTCAGCCTTCCAGGCCTTCACCAGGGCGAAATCCGCGAAGATACCCGCTTCCAGCACACATTCTTTTCCGCGGAAAAGACGGGTCTCTTTGCCTTCGGCCACCTTGGTGCCCGCCCCGGTGGGTGTGAAGAACGCGGGGATGCCGGCTCCGCCGGCGCGCATGCGTTCGGCCAGGGTGCCCTGAGGCACCAGTTCGACCTCCAATTCGCCACTGAGGTATTGCCGCTCGAACTCGGCGTTCTCGCCCACGTAGCTGCTGACCATTTTCTTGATCTGGCGGTTCTGGAGCAGGATGCCCAGACCGAAATCATCCACGCCGGCATTATTGGAGTAGCAGGTGAGATGCTTCACGCCGGTCTGGGCCAGCGCGGCGATGAGGTGCTCGGGAATGCCGCAAAGGCCGAAGCCGCCCACGGCCAGATGGGCGCCTTCCGGGATGTCCTTCACGGCTTCCAGGGCTGAGCTGACGCGCTTGTCGATCATGGCGGAGGACCTCGGGATGTGCCATCAGTGTGCCATCTCTGGCATTCTGCTTCAGTTCCTGTTTGTACTTTGAAGGGAGTTGCCCATGAAACGTTGGCTCGTGGCGGCCATGTGCCCCTTGATGCTTGGAGCGCAACCTGTTTCACCCCAGCCCGCCCAGGTGCCTCGGCCCGAAGGCCTGTGGGATGCCCGGGAAACCCACCTCAAGCACGTGAAAAAGCTGACCGGTGTGGGCTCCAATGCCGAGGCCTACTGGTCGAATGATGGCAGGAAGATCATTTTCCAGAGCACCCGGGATGGGTATCCCTGCGACCAGCTCTACACCATGAACGCCGATGGTTCCGATCAGAAGCGGGTCAGCAGCGGCAAGGGCCGTGTCACCTGCGGCTGGTTCCTGCCCGGCGACAAGAAAATCATCTTCGCCAGCACCCATGGGGCCGGGCCGGAATGCCCAGAAGGCCCGCCCTTCACGCCGGGGAAGTACCAGTGGCCTGTCTTCCAGGGCTACGATCTCTACACCGCCAATGCCGATGGCAGCGACGCCAAGCCTTTCCTGGCCTCGCCAGGTTATGACGCGGAGGCCACGGCTTCGCCCAACGGCAAGTGGATCGTCTTCACCAGCGAGCGCAGCGGCGATGTGGATCTCTGGCGCGTGGATCTGGACGGCAAGAACCTTCTGCGCCTCACGGATGGCGTGGGCTACGACGGCGGGGCTGTG
This sequence is a window from Geothrix sp. PMB-07. Protein-coding genes within it:
- a CDS encoding response regulator; the encoded protein is MNAAPARILCIEDNPMNWRLVQRLLSQAGYEMHWAEDGLKGCELALELKPTLILLDINLPGLSGFEVATKLRQNTSMDGTLIVALTAKTMKSDRETALVTGCDGFISKPIDPFLFVSQVEGYLGGQRDRLEKGREGAALRQFSQQVVVHLEAQLREAQEGNRKLTEVQAELEQRSQHLSRLLSLSKDIIPIRSDLEILSKVLGQLTEELQLDRIRAYRVHESGVYFQGLAAVAGGFEETPVLPMTHPLVAWAESLAPGAVLCGSDLHQSSPWEQGIDLGLWAPRNQALMLPLGSRSEEGRLWGFLAADRAERPFQPFEAELAALHGGILQVSLENAGLIAHLAETSQALATSYEGLETAYEALKEAQRALGTQNQKTALGGLFMNTAKRLQGPVRVLKEESVALSQLLDQPGPPQGEERSASRQAMDQIRHATAQVDGLVRSLLRRAGRGEASAPEWIHLHELMAEELNLLRAEEALPEDLPVELNFQAPRDLLFGVHSDFAEVLGHLVAHAVEGLPRHLILRTWGGNSHFRIELEDDGAPIEAELLVNALEPFKDLRPVKGEGGGRTPGQGLSACAQLMNAYGGSVQIVPLKQGSLVRLSLPMD
- a CDS encoding CoA transferase subunit A — translated: MIDKRVSSALEAVKDIPEGAHLAVGGFGLCGIPEHLIAALAQTGVKHLTCYSNNAGVDDFGLGILLQNRQIKKMVSSYVGENAEFERQYLSGELEVELVPQGTLAERMRAGGAGIPAFFTPTGAGTKVAEGKETRLFRGKECVLEAGIFADFALVKAWKADRLGNLVFRKTARNFNPMVATCGKVCIAEVEEIVEVGDLDPDAIHTPGIFVHRLVLGTAYEKRIEKVVTR